In Halobacillus amylolyticus, the following proteins share a genomic window:
- a CDS encoding agmatinase family protein codes for MTNYPYPMLDRPSMVWSKQADRTSDLKVHEWIETVGESSPSWPDYDVTILGVPLSKSSISTSAASDNPEAMRQAWKSFGTYNLDEDIDLAKLKAIDLGNVKQHATDIPYTHQQIEQAMVAIRSHHPHTLPVTMGGDHSITAMLVKGWKKAHPDETVGILQLDTHFDLRDLNAFGPANGTPIRNLIESGTVEGKHVHNIGLHGFFNAKELKNYADEHEVHYTTMKQARKKGIAHVITQALEQLDGKVDTIYLTVDMDVLDIAHNPAAPAATPGGMYTEELFEAVQIAGEHPKVKAIDIVCLDPRKDLGGMSVKSAVHVMLSFLTGYCMR; via the coding sequence ATGACAAACTATCCTTATCCAATGCTAGATCGCCCCAGTATGGTCTGGTCTAAACAAGCGGATAGAACAAGTGATCTCAAGGTCCATGAATGGATTGAAACAGTTGGGGAGTCTTCGCCCAGCTGGCCTGATTACGATGTGACGATTCTCGGGGTGCCACTTTCGAAGTCGTCTATCAGTACATCTGCCGCCAGTGATAACCCTGAAGCGATGCGCCAGGCATGGAAGTCCTTCGGCACGTACAATCTCGACGAAGACATCGATTTAGCCAAACTGAAGGCGATTGATCTTGGCAATGTGAAACAGCATGCCACGGACATACCCTACACCCATCAGCAAATTGAGCAGGCAATGGTGGCAATAAGAAGCCATCATCCCCATACATTACCTGTTACGATGGGCGGCGACCATTCCATTACGGCGATGTTGGTCAAGGGTTGGAAAAAAGCTCATCCTGATGAAACAGTTGGTATCTTACAGCTCGATACACATTTTGATTTACGTGATTTAAATGCGTTTGGTCCAGCGAATGGAACGCCGATTCGTAATTTGATCGAAAGCGGAACCGTCGAAGGAAAACATGTGCACAACATCGGACTTCATGGATTTTTTAATGCCAAAGAATTGAAAAATTATGCTGATGAGCATGAAGTACATTACACGACGATGAAACAGGCTAGAAAAAAAGGAATCGCACACGTGATCACGCAAGCATTAGAGCAATTGGACGGGAAGGTCGATACGATTTACTTAACGGTCGATATGGACGTACTGGATATAGCCCATAACCCTGCAGCCCCCGCTGCGACACCCGGAGGCATGTATACAGAGGAATTGTTCGAAGCTGTTCAAATTGCTGGGGAACATCCAAAAGTGAAGGCAATCGATATTGTCTGTCTCGATCCACGTAAAGATCTAGGCGGTATGTCAGTGAAAAGTGCTGTTCACGTGATGCTGTCATTTTTGACGGGCTATTGTATGAGATAA
- a CDS encoding fatty acid desaturase has translation MEKQKQAQLKKNVASFAKPDAIAAIRQLINTLLPFFILWFLAYQSLAISVWLTLPLAILAGGFVIRIFIIFHDCTHQSFFKNKKANRIIGTITGIITLFPFEKWKRDHSIHHATSSNLDKRGTGDVWVMTVDEYIAASFWERMSYRLYRNPIVMFGLGPIYLFLISNRFNRKGAKRRERMNTYLTNTVVAAIYALLIWAIGWQAFLIIQIPILYVSGTLGIWLFYVQHQFEDSYFEDEEQWDFVKAAVDGSSYYKLPKILQWVSGSIGFHHVHHLSPRVPNYHLEKAHESTPPLQKATTITLASSLKSIRFRLYDTENKSFVSFKEIKHLLEKPTSSTKMGSKNPSFQDK, from the coding sequence ATGGAGAAACAAAAACAAGCTCAATTAAAAAAGAATGTCGCCTCGTTTGCAAAGCCGGATGCAATTGCAGCTATAAGACAGCTTATCAATACACTTCTTCCGTTTTTCATCCTTTGGTTTCTTGCGTATCAGAGTTTAGCCATTTCTGTTTGGTTAACCTTGCCCCTTGCAATCCTAGCCGGAGGGTTTGTCATTCGGATCTTTATTATCTTCCATGATTGTACACACCAATCCTTTTTCAAAAATAAAAAGGCCAATCGAATCATTGGTACAATTACTGGTATCATCACCCTGTTTCCTTTTGAAAAATGGAAACGAGACCATTCCATCCACCACGCGACAAGCAGCAACCTGGATAAGCGTGGTACAGGAGACGTTTGGGTAATGACAGTGGATGAATATATCGCTGCAAGCTTTTGGGAAAGAATGTCTTACCGCCTTTACCGTAATCCGATTGTGATGTTTGGGCTAGGACCGATCTACCTGTTCTTAATATCTAACCGATTTAACCGTAAAGGAGCAAAACGTAGGGAGCGCATGAACACCTACTTAACCAATACAGTAGTTGCCGCTATCTATGCTCTACTAATTTGGGCGATTGGCTGGCAGGCGTTTCTCATTATTCAAATCCCGATTCTTTACGTGTCAGGGACACTTGGCATCTGGTTATTTTATGTACAGCACCAATTTGAAGATTCCTACTTTGAAGATGAAGAACAATGGGATTTTGTGAAAGCAGCTGTAGATGGCAGTTCATATTACAAGCTGCCGAAAATCCTACAATGGGTGTCAGGCAGTATCGGATTTCACCATGTGCATCACTTAAGCCCAAGGGTGCCTAACTACCACTTGGAAAAAGCACATGAATCCACACCGCCATTACAGAAGGCAACAACAATTACCCTAGCTTCCAGCTTAAAATCCATTCGTTTCCGTCTATACGATACGGAAAACAAGTCTTTTGTAAGCTTTAAGGAAATTAAACACCTTCTGGAAAAACCAACATCAAGCACGAAAATGGGCAGTAAAAACCCAAGCTTTCAGGATAAATAA
- a CDS encoding YbaN family protein, which yields MKLVKKIILIIVGFLSLGLGLAGILLPLLPTTPFLLLAAACFVRSSNKLYYWLITNKWFGSYIRDFRAGNGIPLKAKVIGVTTLWISIIYSAFFIVPLVTVRIVMLLVASYFTWYILSQKTLG from the coding sequence ATGAAATTAGTAAAAAAAATTATATTAATCATAGTAGGCTTCCTCTCTTTAGGGCTGGGTTTAGCGGGAATTCTGCTGCCATTATTACCAACAACACCATTTTTATTGTTAGCTGCAGCATGTTTTGTTAGGAGCTCGAATAAGCTGTATTACTGGCTGATAACAAATAAGTGGTTTGGCAGCTACATTAGGGATTTTCGTGCAGGAAACGGAATTCCACTAAAAGCAAAAGTTATCGGTGTAACCACTCTTTGGATTTCGATCATCTATTCTGCATTTTTCATCGTTCCATTAGTGACTGTGAGAATTGTCATGCTGCTCGTGGCCAGCTACTTCACATGGTATATCCTTTCTCAAAAAACGTTGGGATGA
- a CDS encoding response regulator transcription factor produces MIRIVIAEDQRMLLGALGSLLDLEEGMEVIGKAKNGEEACTLVKQHNPDICMMDIEMPIKSGLDAAEELKDHPCKVIILTTFARAGYFERAQKAGVSGYLLKDSPSEDLANSIRIIMEGQRIFAPELVDMAFDNENPLTEREKQVIQLMANGKNTKEISNQLYITPGTVRNYISVILDKLEVSNRIEAISRFREKGWFK; encoded by the coding sequence GTGATTCGTATTGTAATTGCTGAAGACCAACGCATGCTGCTAGGGGCTCTCGGTTCTTTGCTAGACTTAGAAGAAGGCATGGAAGTTATCGGCAAAGCCAAAAATGGTGAAGAAGCATGTACGCTGGTAAAACAGCACAATCCCGATATTTGCATGATGGACATTGAGATGCCGATAAAAAGCGGGCTCGATGCAGCAGAAGAGCTGAAAGACCATCCCTGTAAAGTCATTATTTTAACTACTTTTGCACGAGCTGGTTACTTTGAACGGGCCCAAAAGGCAGGGGTGAGCGGCTACCTATTAAAGGATAGCCCAAGTGAAGATTTAGCAAACTCTATTCGAATTATCATGGAAGGTCAGCGAATATTTGCTCCGGAACTTGTTGATATGGCTTTTGACAATGAAAATCCATTGACAGAACGTGAAAAGCAGGTCATTCAGTTGATGGCCAATGGCAAAAATACAAAGGAAATATCTAACCAGCTGTACATTACCCCAGGGACGGTTCGCAATTATATTTCTGTCATTCTTGATAAGCTTGAAGTAAGCAACCGAATTGAAGCCATTTCCCGATTTAGGGAAAAAGGCTGGTTTAAATAA
- a CDS encoding C40 family peptidase, which produces MEVFVLYKKWFILSLVVILGSFLFAPLPSEAKEKSEKETAYVDVSVATLWSEPDITRPIDAPSVGNPVDMWQWTESMSLDQKLWLVGNLQTQALYGQKVTILEERGNWVKVAVHGQPTPKSELGYPAWMPKIQLADESNFAKLKENKSFAQVKDTTAWLYDDKQQKVEFKEISFNTKLPVIAQAGDMTLVATPSDDMKWISSEAVTVYDSQQEIPDPTGQDLVETGKQFLGLPYLWAGVSGFGFDCSGFTHTIYKANGITIPRDSSVQATHGTPVAKEELQKGDLLFFAYNEGEGSVHHVGMYIGDGQMIHSPNTESTVEIIDVFESDYYSSEFSGARRYID; this is translated from the coding sequence ATGGAGGTGTTTGTTTTGTATAAAAAATGGTTCATTCTATCCCTGGTGGTTATTCTTGGCTCGTTTTTGTTTGCCCCGTTACCTTCAGAAGCTAAGGAGAAGTCAGAAAAGGAAACCGCCTATGTTGATGTTTCCGTAGCTACGCTTTGGTCTGAGCCAGACATCACTCGTCCCATCGATGCTCCATCTGTAGGAAACCCAGTGGACATGTGGCAATGGACAGAAAGCATGTCACTGGATCAGAAACTTTGGCTTGTCGGCAATCTGCAAACACAAGCTCTTTATGGCCAAAAGGTCACGATTCTCGAAGAACGTGGGAATTGGGTGAAAGTAGCCGTCCATGGTCAGCCGACACCGAAGAGCGAGTTAGGTTATCCTGCATGGATGCCGAAAATTCAGTTGGCTGATGAAAGTAATTTTGCTAAGTTGAAAGAAAATAAATCATTCGCTCAAGTGAAGGATACGACGGCATGGCTTTACGATGATAAACAGCAAAAGGTTGAATTCAAAGAAATCAGCTTCAATACTAAGCTCCCTGTCATAGCTCAAGCAGGAGACATGACACTAGTGGCAACACCTAGTGATGATATGAAATGGATTTCTTCAGAAGCGGTTACTGTTTACGATTCACAGCAGGAGATACCTGACCCGACTGGACAAGATCTAGTAGAAACAGGGAAACAGTTTTTAGGACTGCCATATCTTTGGGCGGGAGTATCTGGTTTCGGTTTTGACTGTTCCGGTTTTACCCATACCATCTATAAAGCCAATGGCATAACTATTCCGCGTGACTCTTCCGTACAAGCGACACACGGAACTCCTGTTGCTAAAGAGGAGTTGCAAAAAGGGGACCTACTGTTCTTTGCTTATAATGAAGGCGAAGGTTCCGTCCACCATGTAGGCATGTATATCGGTGATGGTCAAATGATTCATTCCCCTAATACTGAAAGCACGGTCGAGATTATTGATGTTTTTGAATCAGATTACTATTCCTCTGAGTTTTCAGGTGCCAGAAGATATATTGACTAG
- a CDS encoding sensor histidine kinase, whose amino-acid sequence MQNWYHIIPKNTGLSLYVWIIFCGLPFFFIFRSSSMLEIGFGVFMTLLFFLSYRLSFISNTRIVYLWVSIEMAISIVMTIFFGYIYFALFLAFFIGNIQYKSGFITLYIVHLLTTVAAITMVFFTHYELIFPQLPFMIICVIGVILLPFTMYYRNKREKLEGQLEDANKRISQLMVIEERERIARDLHDTLGQKLSLIGLKSDLAGKLVEVKPDSAKSEINDIHQTARTALKEVREMVSNMRGAKLEDEIVRIQQILTAAEIDFTIEGSPKLTNTPLLVENVLSMCLKEAVTNVVKHSKASSCNVFIKQHPNEVLIAVDDNGKGMADQLESYQGNGLQGMRERLEFVNGSLEILSSNGTTLHIRVPNVIQQKEQEELV is encoded by the coding sequence ATGCAGAACTGGTATCATATTATCCCAAAAAACACGGGCCTTAGCCTCTATGTATGGATTATTTTTTGTGGTCTGCCTTTCTTTTTCATATTCAGATCCTCATCCATGCTGGAGATTGGTTTTGGAGTTTTCATGACGTTACTGTTTTTTCTTTCCTATCGATTATCATTTATTTCAAATACCCGGATCGTCTATTTATGGGTAAGTATAGAAATGGCAATAAGCATTGTAATGACGATATTTTTTGGTTATATATATTTTGCGCTTTTTTTAGCCTTTTTTATTGGAAACATTCAATACAAAAGCGGATTTATTACATTATACATCGTTCACCTTCTCACTACGGTTGCAGCGATAACCATGGTTTTTTTCACACATTATGAACTAATTTTCCCTCAACTTCCCTTTATGATTATTTGTGTCATTGGTGTCATTTTGCTGCCATTCACCATGTACTATCGTAACAAGCGTGAGAAATTAGAAGGTCAATTAGAAGATGCCAATAAAAGGATTTCTCAACTAATGGTGATCGAAGAACGTGAACGAATTGCCCGCGACTTACATGATACTCTAGGTCAGAAACTATCCCTGATTGGTTTGAAAAGTGACCTTGCCGGAAAATTAGTAGAGGTGAAACCTGACTCAGCTAAAAGTGAGATTAATGATATTCACCAAACGGCAAGGACAGCACTAAAGGAAGTACGTGAGATGGTTTCAAACATGAGAGGGGCCAAACTCGAGGATGAAATAGTTCGTATTCAGCAAATTTTAACAGCTGCGGAAATAGACTTTACTATAGAAGGGAGTCCCAAGCTTACGAATACCCCTTTGCTAGTCGAAAATGTGCTCAGTATGTGTTTGAAGGAAGCTGTCACCAATGTCGTCAAGCATAGTAAGGCTTCCTCCTGTAACGTCTTTATAAAGCAGCATCCTAACGAAGTTTTAATTGCAGTAGACGATAATGGGAAGGGTATGGCCGATCAACTTGAATCATACCAGGGGAATGGGCTTCAGGGTATGAGAGAGCGTTTGGAATTTGTGAACGGCAGTTTGGAGATTCTTTCATCAAATGGAACAACGCTTCATATTCGGGTGCCTAATGTCATTCAACAAAAGGAACAGGAGGAGTTAGTGTGA
- a CDS encoding DUF3870 domain-containing protein codes for MNRVYANETCYVVGEAKSPGNNPITKKYDSFFIGFVIDSKTNLIVDVECTAMMGITVKFVQSLFVGRSILDCDGAAEEVHARYFGSSQKALIVAFKQAYYKYKEALNK; via the coding sequence GTGAATAGAGTGTATGCGAATGAAACTTGTTATGTAGTCGGGGAAGCAAAGTCCCCTGGAAATAACCCGATAACTAAGAAATACGATAGTTTTTTTATAGGGTTCGTCATTGATTCGAAAACGAATTTGATTGTTGATGTCGAGTGTACAGCGATGATGGGCATCACAGTTAAATTTGTGCAGAGTCTCTTTGTGGGCCGAAGTATTTTGGACTGCGACGGGGCTGCTGAAGAAGTTCATGCGCGCTATTTTGGATCCTCTCAGAAAGCATTGATTGTAGCTTTTAAACAAGCCTATTATAAATATAAAGAAGCCCTAAATAAATAG
- a CDS encoding dipeptide epimerase — MKIIDLTCQKRPVKLKRTFKTALRHVTEIDVVDVHIKLEDGLTGIGSASSTWQITGESLEGIVAAVNGPIREVVLNKNIFHLRKISETVEKSCAANTSAKAAVDIALHDAYCKTYGIPLYGLLGGKINSLETDMTVSIDEPEIMYEAAQKRVAEGFNVLKIKVGNDQKLDLRRIEKVRSAVGNDVLLRLDANQGWNGKQAVEIIHLLEREKMGIELVEQPVPVDDLEGLNFVRERVSTPIMADESVFSPRDAFRLVKNGAVDLLNIKLMKCGGVRRAWQIADMCEAAGVQCMIGSMMESIVSVTAASHLAAAHPNITYYDLDAPLWMEDEKMKGGMRFEGNAVHLPDVPGIGFYN; from the coding sequence GTGAAGATTATAGATCTGACTTGTCAGAAACGTCCGGTTAAACTAAAACGGACGTTTAAAACTGCATTACGACATGTAACGGAGATTGACGTTGTTGACGTCCACATAAAGCTTGAGGATGGATTAACGGGAATAGGGTCGGCTTCCTCCACCTGGCAGATTACCGGAGAGTCATTAGAAGGGATCGTAGCCGCGGTAAACGGTCCGATAAGGGAAGTAGTGTTAAATAAAAATATTTTTCATCTTAGAAAAATTAGTGAGACTGTTGAAAAAAGCTGTGCAGCTAATACAAGTGCGAAAGCTGCTGTCGACATTGCTTTACACGATGCCTATTGTAAGACTTATGGCATTCCATTGTACGGCCTTCTTGGCGGCAAAATAAATTCCTTAGAAACGGATATGACGGTCAGTATCGATGAACCAGAGATCATGTATGAGGCTGCACAAAAAAGGGTGGCTGAAGGGTTTAATGTATTGAAAATTAAGGTAGGGAATGACCAGAAGCTTGATCTTCGTCGCATTGAAAAAGTTCGTTCAGCGGTTGGTAATGATGTTCTGTTACGGCTTGATGCGAATCAGGGATGGAATGGTAAACAGGCCGTCGAAATCATTCACTTATTAGAACGCGAGAAGATGGGGATTGAACTTGTGGAGCAGCCGGTACCTGTGGATGATCTTGAAGGGTTGAACTTTGTGCGAGAACGAGTTTCCACTCCAATTATGGCAGACGAGAGTGTGTTCAGCCCACGGGATGCCTTTCGTTTAGTGAAGAACGGGGCAGTGGATCTTCTCAATATTAAGTTGATGAAATGCGGCGGGGTACGCCGTGCCTGGCAGATTGCTGATATGTGTGAAGCGGCAGGGGTTCAATGTATGATCGGAAGCATGATGGAATCTATCGTCTCGGTTACAGCAGCAAGCCACCTTGCTGCTGCCCATCCGAACATTACCTACTATGATCTTGATGCTCCTTTATGGATGGAAGATGAGAAAATGAAAGGGGGAATGCGATTCGAAGGAAATGCTGTCCATCTGCCAGATGTTCCTGGAATCGGATTTTACAATTAA
- a CDS encoding YjiH family protein, whose translation MESVQKEVQLDPSGPSRVNLIKFSLFSTIGIFTFFKPITINGTSSIPLDHIVTYIQTTFASFVPYYALIIIILGAVYPFVNRSWNKDAVNIVLSLFKVIGVAVAAMLIFDFGPGWLFNANMGPFLFEKLVIPVGLLVPIGAVFLSLLVGYGLLEFIGVLLQPVMRPIWKTPGRSAIDAVASFVGSYSIGLLITNRVFKEGKYTVKEATIIATGFSTVSATFMIVVAKTLGLMEIWNTYFWVTLFVTFLVTAITVRIWPLSKISDEYFDGEGHPEQVIKRNRLKTAWSQAMEAAEQSPSLGKNIWMNLKDGLIMTMAILPSILSVGLFGLVLAEFTPFFDTLGYIFYPFTWIMQVPEPMLAAKASAIEIAEMFLPALIVADAPLITKFVIATLSVSAILFFSALIPCILSTDIPVSIPKLIVIWIERTILTIIIVTPIAYLLL comes from the coding sequence ATGGAATCAGTACAAAAAGAAGTTCAACTTGATCCATCTGGGCCGTCTCGTGTAAATTTAATTAAATTTTCCCTATTCAGCACGATCGGTATCTTCACCTTTTTCAAACCGATTACAATCAACGGCACCTCTTCCATTCCACTCGATCACATTGTCACCTATATTCAGACGACATTCGCAAGCTTCGTCCCCTATTATGCACTCATTATCATCATACTTGGTGCTGTCTATCCGTTCGTCAATCGTTCGTGGAACAAAGATGCCGTGAACATCGTCCTATCGTTATTCAAAGTTATCGGTGTCGCCGTTGCTGCAATGCTGATCTTTGATTTCGGACCTGGCTGGTTATTCAATGCCAACATGGGGCCCTTTCTTTTTGAAAAACTGGTTATACCAGTTGGCTTGCTCGTCCCGATAGGCGCCGTTTTCCTTTCTTTACTCGTCGGCTATGGACTGCTTGAGTTTATCGGTGTCTTGCTTCAACCCGTTATGCGTCCAATTTGGAAAACGCCAGGACGTTCAGCTATTGATGCTGTTGCTTCTTTTGTCGGCAGCTATTCAATCGGATTGTTGATTACAAACCGCGTGTTTAAGGAAGGCAAATATACGGTGAAGGAAGCAACGATTATTGCAACTGGGTTTTCGACCGTATCAGCGACCTTCATGATTGTCGTTGCCAAGACGCTTGGGTTAATGGAGATTTGGAACACGTATTTCTGGGTCACATTATTTGTCACCTTTCTCGTCACAGCCATCACAGTACGAATTTGGCCGCTAAGTAAAATAAGTGACGAATACTTCGATGGTGAAGGACATCCAGAACAGGTGATCAAGAGAAACCGGCTCAAAACCGCCTGGTCACAAGCGATGGAGGCAGCCGAACAATCTCCGTCACTAGGCAAAAATATTTGGATGAACTTAAAAGATGGCTTGATCATGACAATGGCCATCCTCCCATCAATTTTATCAGTAGGATTATTCGGACTGGTGCTTGCGGAATTTACACCCTTTTTTGATACTTTGGGTTATATCTTTTACCCATTCACCTGGATCATGCAAGTACCTGAACCCATGCTAGCTGCTAAAGCGTCCGCCATCGAAATCGCTGAAATGTTCCTGCCAGCCCTGATTGTTGCAGATGCCCCATTGATCACCAAATTCGTAATTGCTACTTTGTCCGTGTCTGCGATTCTATTCTTTTCAGCTCTCATTCCTTGTATCCTTTCAACAGACATTCCTGTAAGCATTCCGAAACTAATTGTGATTTGGATTGAGCGTACAATACTGACAATCATCATCGTAACCCCGATCGCCTACCTGTTACTCTAA
- the hutI gene encoding imidazolonepropionase: MTQKLLITNAAQLITMAGHSDKPARKGAMSQFEVIENGAIYMEDGKVVEAGSDQRIREKFQDSVVPDNHIDATGKVVTPGLIDPHTHLVHAGTRENEYAMRLKGKTYMEIMEAGGGIHATTRATQEASHEELYEQSRKRLDQFLLHGVTTVEAKSGYGLTLEHEIKQLEVAQQLSKDHPVDLVSTFMGAHAIPMAEKENPEPFVDRVINEMIPEIANRNLATFNDVFCERGVFTPEQSRRILEAGKEHGLIPKIHADEIEPYAGAELAASVGAISADHLLKASEQGIKDMANAGVVGVLLPGTAFFLMAEFAQARKMIDAGVAVALSTDTNPGSSPTISLPFIMNLGCLKMGMTPEEVLTATTINAAHAIGCAGEAGSLEQGKKADVTIFDVPNYLTLSYQYGMNHVDTVIKAGEPLVVGGQLQ; the protein is encoded by the coding sequence ATGACACAAAAGTTGCTTATTACCAATGCGGCGCAATTAATTACAATGGCTGGTCATTCAGATAAACCAGCAAGAAAAGGAGCCATGTCCCAGTTTGAGGTGATCGAAAATGGCGCTATTTATATGGAAGATGGGAAAGTCGTAGAAGCAGGGAGCGATCAAAGGATCCGTGAAAAATTCCAAGATTCAGTGGTCCCTGACAATCATATTGATGCCACAGGAAAGGTGGTTACACCGGGACTGATTGACCCACACACCCACCTTGTTCATGCCGGAACGAGAGAAAATGAGTATGCCATGCGCCTGAAAGGAAAGACGTACATGGAAATCATGGAAGCTGGCGGTGGAATCCATGCAACCACTCGTGCCACACAGGAGGCGAGCCATGAAGAGCTTTATGAACAATCAAGAAAACGCTTGGATCAGTTTTTGTTACATGGGGTGACAACTGTGGAAGCGAAAAGCGGCTATGGCTTGACGCTTGAGCATGAAATAAAGCAGCTTGAAGTTGCCCAACAGTTGTCTAAAGACCACCCCGTTGACCTCGTATCAACGTTTATGGGAGCTCACGCGATTCCAATGGCCGAAAAGGAAAACCCTGAACCCTTCGTCGATCGCGTGATTAATGAAATGATTCCAGAGATCGCTAACAGGAATCTCGCTACCTTTAACGACGTCTTTTGTGAGCGAGGCGTTTTTACACCAGAACAATCTAGACGAATTTTAGAAGCTGGTAAAGAGCATGGGTTAATTCCTAAAATCCATGCCGACGAAATTGAGCCTTATGCCGGAGCGGAGTTAGCCGCCTCCGTTGGTGCCATCTCAGCCGATCACCTTTTAAAAGCATCTGAACAAGGAATTAAAGATATGGCGAATGCTGGAGTCGTCGGTGTATTGCTCCCAGGTACAGCATTCTTTCTAATGGCAGAATTCGCACAAGCTAGAAAAATGATCGATGCTGGAGTAGCCGTAGCGCTCTCAACTGATACTAACCCTGGTTCTTCCCCAACCATTTCCTTGCCGTTCATCATGAATTTGGGCTGTTTAAAAATGGGGATGACACCAGAAGAAGTATTGACCGCAACAACGATCAACGCTGCCCACGCGATTGGCTGTGCAGGAGAAGCAGGAAGTCTTGAACAAGGCAAAAAAGCCGACGTGACAATTTTTGATGTGCCAAATTACCTCACTCTCTCTTACCAATATGGCATGAACCATGTGGATACCGTCATCAAAGCAGGCGAACCGCTGGTCGTAGGAGGGCAGCTGCAATGA
- a CDS encoding DUF819 family protein, whose amino-acid sequence MIEGGFLYLGVVVGLAGLIAYFESSSKSKFFKYVPGIVLIYFGGAILKTSGIIGSTEEIDATYGNVRDALLPMLILLMLLNCDLRKLVKLGPKMLIGYFAASLSIVLGFVITYLLFQGLYAPETWQAFGALAGSWTGGSANMVIIQGILDVPENIFGYALIMDTVNYSTWVMIMFWLVPFSGVFNRWAKADTSHLDEITAELKEEHDEKQQKSISFVHLMGLFSLAIFISAVAAKFGELLPEFGTVVNATTWTILIVSIVGVVLAMTRIAKVPGSMDVANVLLYVVIALIASRADFTQLFQAPIYIVSGFVILAIHGLVLMIAAKLFKMDLFTLGVSSLANIGGMASAPLLAGAYHRSLIPIGVLMALAGSFLGTYYGLLVAKILSFL is encoded by the coding sequence ATGATCGAAGGAGGATTTTTGTACCTGGGTGTAGTTGTTGGGCTGGCGGGGTTGATTGCATACTTTGAATCTAGTTCTAAGAGTAAGTTCTTTAAGTATGTACCAGGCATTGTACTTATTTATTTTGGTGGGGCGATCTTAAAAACGAGCGGCATCATTGGATCGACGGAGGAAATCGACGCAACGTATGGCAACGTTCGAGACGCACTATTACCTATGCTAATTCTATTAATGTTGTTGAATTGCGATTTGCGTAAGCTGGTTAAGCTTGGCCCTAAGATGCTGATTGGGTATTTTGCAGCATCTCTTAGTATCGTTCTGGGTTTTGTTATTACGTATTTGTTGTTCCAAGGATTATATGCACCGGAAACTTGGCAGGCTTTTGGGGCATTGGCTGGAAGCTGGACAGGTGGGTCGGCGAACATGGTGATTATTCAAGGGATATTGGATGTGCCTGAGAATATTTTCGGCTATGCCTTGATCATGGACACTGTGAACTACTCGACATGGGTCATGATCATGTTCTGGCTAGTTCCTTTTTCAGGTGTGTTTAATAGATGGGCAAAAGCAGACACCTCCCATCTTGATGAGATTACTGCTGAACTGAAAGAAGAACATGATGAAAAGCAGCAAAAATCAATATCATTTGTTCACCTAATGGGATTATTCTCACTCGCTATCTTTATTTCAGCTGTAGCGGCTAAATTTGGGGAGTTGCTTCCTGAGTTTGGAACGGTTGTAAACGCCACAACATGGACGATTCTCATTGTTTCAATTGTCGGTGTAGTGCTAGCCATGACAAGGATAGCGAAAGTACCTGGATCGATGGATGTGGCAAATGTGTTGCTTTATGTTGTCATTGCTTTAATCGCTTCACGTGCTGACTTTACCCAGTTGTTTCAAGCACCCATCTATATCGTATCTGGATTTGTCATTCTAGCGATCCATGGGCTTGTGCTTATGATTGCAGCTAAACTATTCAAAATGGACCTTTTTACCTTAGGTGTTTCAAGTCTTGCTAATATTGGTGGAATGGCTTCAGCGCCGCTCCTTGCAGGTGCATACCATCGGTCTTTGATTCCCATTGGAGTATTGATGGCACTAGCTGGTTCTTTTCTAGGAACTTATTACGGGTTGCTCGTTGCTAAAATTCTATCATTCTTATAA